The following coding sequences are from one Mugil cephalus isolate CIBA_MC_2020 chromosome 9, CIBA_Mcephalus_1.1, whole genome shotgun sequence window:
- the LOC125013449 gene encoding flotillin-2-like, with protein MGNCLTVGPNEALVVSGGCCGSDMKTYIVGGWAWSWWLITDAQRLSLEIMTLQPRCEDVETAEGVAITVTGVAQVKVMTENDLLAIACEQFLGKSIMEIKYVLLQTLEGHLRSILGTLTVEQIYRDRDQFAKLVRDVAAPDVGRMGIEVLSFTIKDVYDKLDYLSSLGKTQIAAVQRDADIGVAEAERDAGIREAECKKEMMDVKFLADTKMADSKRELELQKASFNQEINTKKAEAQLAYELQAAKEQQKIRLEEIEIQVVQRKKEITIEEKEIDRTDKELIATVKRPAEAEAYQIQQLAEGHKTKAVLIAQAEAEKIKKIGEAEASSIEAVGKAEAEKMRLKAEAYQQYGDAAKTALVLESLPKIASKVAAPLARTNEIVILSGEGGRVTGEVNRLLAELPVSVNALTGVDLTKIPLLQNMTCS; from the exons ATGGGGAACTGTTTGACTGTGGGGCCGAACGAGGCGTTGGTGGTCTCCG gcGGCTGCTGTGGCTCTGACATGAAAACCTACATCGTGGGAGGCTGGGCCTGGTCCTGGTGGCTCATCACGGACGCCCAAAG GTTGAGCCTCGAGATTATGACTCTGCAGCCGCGGTGTGAGGATGTGGAGACGGCGGAGGGCGTAGCCATCACTGTGACGGGCGTGGCTCAG GTGAAAGTGATGACGGAGAACGACCTCCTGGCTATAGCCTGCGAGCAGTTTCTGGGGAAATCCATCATGGAAATCAAATACGTGCTCCTGCAGACTTTGGAGGGACATCTGCGCTCGATTCTAG GTACGTTGACTGTGGAGCAGATCtaccgggaccgggaccagtTTGCTAAACTTGTGAGGGACGTGGCTGCTCCGGACGTGGGCAGGATGGGCATCGAGGTCCTGAGCTTCACCATTAAG GACGTGTACGATAAACTGGATTACCTGAGCTCCCTGGGGAAAACCCAGATTGCCGCCGTCCAGAGGGACGCAGACATCGGTGTGGCCGAGGCCGAGAGGGATGCTGGGATACGG GAAGCAGAGTGCAAGAAGGAGATGATGGACGTCAAGTTCCTGGCCGACACCAAGATGGCCGACTCCAAACGagagctggagctgcagaaaGCTTCGTTCAACCAGGAGATCAACACTAAG AAAGCGGAGGCTCAGCTGGCGTACGAGCTGCAGGCGGCCAAGGAGCAGCAGAAGATCCGGCTGGAGGAGATCGAGATCCAAGTGgtgcagaggaagaaagagatcACCATCGAGGAGAAGGAGATTGACCGGACGGACAAAGAGCTCATCGCCACAGTGAAGAGGCCGGCGGAGGCCGAGGCCTACCAGATCCAGCAGCTCGCTGAGGGGCACAA GACGAAGGCGGTGCTCATAGCTCAGGCTGAAGCAGAGAAGATTAAGAAGATCGGGGAGGCTGAAGCTTCCTCCATCGAAGCCGTGGGGAAGGCGGAGGCCGAGAAGATGAGGCTGAAGGCCGAAGCTTATCAACAGTACGGAGACGCAGCCAAGACGGCGCTGGTCCTCGAGTCCCTGCCCAAG ATCGCTTCCAAGGTGGCGGCGCCTTTAGCCAGGACCAACGAGATCGTGATCCTGAGCGGGGAGGGCGGCCGCGTGACGGGCGAAGTGAACCGTCTCCTGGCCGAACTTCCTGTGTCTGTCAACGCTCTGACCGGAGTGGACTTGACGAAG ATCCCGTTGCTGCAGAACATGACCTGCTCTTAA
- the LOC125013441 gene encoding protein FAM222B-like, with protein sequence MLACLPASGDATARLLSRTQMNTGLQKWETTQKMRSATYPTPAELDAYAKKVANSPLTIQIFPNSVKVPQRKHIRRTVNGLDTSSSSSSSSSTSSSSSSSQRHSPYPSQVSANGGLLAVLRAPLKGVIKESDGSRARLLHKAVMNPHSGPYAAAQSTLNLPPQPAPHLQGPSQPAGQKQGMVHPEVLQQQQQQQQPSMTHPMALQQPHPQALPPRSMAHSQALQRQQSLSQVQTSQQQQRLAHPQGIQRQQSLPLAQPCPSVAPQQQQQHLSHLQTLKHPPQALLTQPGATQDLRHMSDGAQLPSLQHSQGLVGSNQTLPQAVAAGPPTMPNSLQQQQPPPPPQGPYGPRKLPDADAPPNVTVSTSTIPLSMAASLHQNRPSDLSSIVHQINQLCQARAGMGATSVCEGQIANPSPISRNLLINASSRVSSHHPALGNVPGCLMVGPPDKGAGPQTPGAALHSQPGLIAPAFHTDPEKVQLQQQQQQLQHHLHQQKQQQLQQQQQQHLQQLQQMQQQQQQQQQRSWAQHQLAHMQQTPEGAHPCKNPRMEPPAECAFPSRNLSYPLKLPNNTAHGFPLKHPPEKPQSSSPVGSLPYINGHYMQPPWGSGIPASAAGNNGSGGPQDLPVAFQAGGGGGGGASAADRVPGAKYRPGREAPGGGQAKLMQSVDFLGGDFQMPGFQEQNMEMLEKIHRSAMGQVQEASNSGGVHAHHPGYR encoded by the exons ATGCTGGCCTGTCTGCCGGCATCAGGTGACGCTACCGCCAGACTTCTTTCCCGCACGCAGATGAACACTGGACTTCAGAAAT GGGAAACTACACAGAAGATGAGATCTGCCACTTATCCAACCCCAGCAGAGTTGGATGCCTATGCTAAGAAAGTCGCCAACAGTCCTCTGACCATCCAGATCTTCCCAAACAGCGTCAAAGTACCTCAAAGGAAGCACATCCGCCGCACAGTCAACGGACTcgacacgtcctcctcctcctcctcctcctcctccacctcctcctcctcctcctccagccagcGCCACAGTCCTTACCCGTCTCAGGTCAGCGCCAACGGGGGCCTGCTGGCCGTCCTCCGGGCGCCGCTCAAAGGCGTCATCAAAGAGTCCGACGGCAGCCGAGCCCGACTGCTCCACAAGGCCGTCATGAACCCTCACAGCGGCCCGTACGCCGCCGCCCAAAGCACTTTAAACCTCCCTCCTCAGCCTGCTCCTCACCTGCAGGGCCCGTCTCAGCCCGCGGGCCAGAAACAGGGCATGGTTCACCCCGaggtgctgcagcagcagcagcagcagcagcagccgagcATGACTCACCCCATGGCTTTACAGCAGCCTCACCCGCAGGCGTTACCGCCGAGGAGCATGGCTCATTCGCAGGCTCTGCAGCGGCAGCAGAGCTTGTCCCAGGTTCAGActtcgcagcagcagcagaggttgGCTCATCCACAGGGGATCCAGAGGCAGCAGAGCCTGCCGCTCGCCCAGCCGTGCCCGTCGGTCgccccccagcagcagcagcagcatctctcCCACCTGCAGACACTAAAGCATCCTCCGCAAGCTTTACTCACGCAGCCAGGAGCGACTCAGGATCTGCGCCACATGTCCGATGGGGCTCAGCTTCCGAGCCTGCAGCACAGCCAGGGGCTGGTGGGATCCAACCAGACCCTTCCCCAGGCCGTGGCCGCGGGCCCCCCCACCATGCCCAAcagcctccagcagcagcagccgccgccgccgccgcaggGACCATACGGGCCCCGGAAGCTGCCCGACGCAGACGCCCCACCAAATGTAACTGTATCTACCTCCACCATCCCCCTGTCCATGGCGGCCAGCCTGCACCAGAACCGGCCCAGCGACCTGAGCAGCATCGTGCACCAAATCAACCAGCTGTGTCAGGCCCGGGCCGGCATGGGCGCCACCTCGGTCTGCGAGGGCCAGATCGCCAACCCCAGCCCCATCAGCCGCAACCTGCTGATCAACGCCAGCTCCAGGGTGTCCTCGCACCACCCGGCGCTGGGCAACGTGCCCGGCTGCCTCATGGTGGGGCCCCCGGACAAAGGCGCCGGCCCTCAGACTCCCGGCGCCGCTCTGCATTCACAGCCCGGTTTAATAGCTCCGGCGTTTCACACGGACCCCGAGAAGGtacaactgcagcagcagcagcagcagcttcagcaccATTTACAtcagcagaaacagcagcagctgcagcagcagcagcagcaacatttgcagcagctgcagcagatgcagcagcagcagcagcagcagcagcagcgctcgTGGGCCCAGCACCAGCTGGCCCACATGCAGCAGACGCCCGAGGGGGCCCACCCCTGCAAGAACCCGCGGATGGAGCCTCCGGCCGAGTGCGCTTTCCCCTCTCGAAACCTCAGCTACCCGCTCAAGCTCCCCAACAACACGGCACACGGCTTCCCCCTCAAACACCCCCCGGAGAAACCTCAGTCCTCGTCCCCCGTGGGCTCCCTGCCTTACATCAACGGCCACTACATGCAGCCGCCGTGGGGCAGCGGCATCCCGGCATCCGCGGCGGGGAACAACGGGTCCGGCGGCCCTCAGGACCTCCCCGTGGCCTTCCAggcggggggagggggagggggaggagcctcCGCGGCGGACCGCGTCCCGGGGGCCAAGTACCGGCCGGGGAGGGAGGCCCCCGGCGGGGGGCAGGCGAAGCTGATGCAGAGCGTGGATTTCCTGGGAGGAGACTTCCAGATGCCCGGCTTTCAGGAGCAGAACATGGAGATGCTGGAGAAGATCCACCGCTCGGCCATGGGCCAAGTGCAGGAGGCCAGCAACAGCGGCGGCGTCCACGCTCACCACCCGGGCTACCGCTAA